One Phycisphaera mikurensis NBRC 102666 DNA window includes the following coding sequences:
- a CDS encoding SDR family oxidoreductase, producing the protein MTHPSPFSLAGRTALVTGCKRGIGRAMAVGLAEAGADVLGVSATLEADGGEVGEEVRALGRSFRGYACDFADRAALTAFAAEVQADNPPIDVLLNNAGTILRTPAAEHPDADWDKVIEVNLSSQFVLSREIGRGMLTRGRGKIIFTASLLTFQGGVTVPGYAASKGGIGQLTMALANEWAGRGVNVNAIAPGYISTDNTEALRNDPDRSASILSRIPAGRWGDPEDFKGPAVFLASDAAAYVHGTILLVDGGWMGR; encoded by the coding sequence ATGACCCACCCCTCCCCCTTCTCTCTGGCCGGCAGGACGGCGCTCGTGACCGGCTGCAAGCGGGGCATCGGCCGCGCGATGGCCGTCGGCTTGGCCGAGGCCGGCGCCGACGTTCTCGGCGTGAGCGCCACACTCGAAGCCGACGGCGGCGAGGTCGGCGAAGAGGTGCGGGCGCTGGGGCGGAGCTTCCGCGGCTACGCCTGCGACTTTGCCGACCGGGCCGCGCTCACCGCCTTCGCCGCCGAGGTGCAGGCGGACAACCCGCCCATCGACGTCCTGCTCAACAACGCCGGCACCATCCTCCGGACGCCCGCCGCCGAGCACCCCGACGCCGACTGGGACAAGGTCATCGAGGTGAACCTGTCCTCGCAGTTCGTGCTCAGCCGCGAGATCGGCCGGGGGATGCTGACGCGAGGCCGCGGCAAGATCATCTTCACCGCCTCGCTGCTGACCTTCCAAGGCGGCGTGACCGTTCCCGGCTACGCGGCGAGCAAGGGCGGCATCGGGCAGCTGACGATGGCGCTGGCCAACGAGTGGGCCGGCCGCGGCGTGAACGTCAACGCAATCGCGCCCGGCTACATCAGCACCGACAACACCGAGGCGCTGCGCAACGACCCCGACCGCAGCGCGTCGATCCTGTCGCGGATCCCGGCGGGGCGGTGGGGCGACCCCGAAGACTTCAAGGGGCCCGCCGTCTTCCTCGCCTCCGACGCCGCGGCGTACGTGCACGGCACGATCCTGCTGGTCGATGGCGGGTGGATGGGTCGCTGA
- a CDS encoding glycoside hydrolase family 117 protein — MSDDTRFLSAASKRALAYTQGPEWYCEFKEHDLQGDFAYEEGVIRRDPSALIKVDGVFHCWYTRGEGASAGFGTGDESLKVFPWDQCEVWHATSPDGETWKEEGLAVGRGPKGAYDERSVFTPEILAHGGKYYLVYQTVESPYTNRVCEHVSMAVADSPFGPWEKVDGPVLSPAQDGQWRGDEDNRFHVHSKGSFDSHKTHDPCILPFQGKFYLYYKGERMGEELTYGGREIAWGVAIADHPTGPYEKSPYNPVSNSGHEVCVWPYRGGIAGLLTTDGVERNTFQYAEDGINFEIKAHIKGGPEAIGLWRGDDPDGHPLNSVRWGLCHKYGPDWKWQYIRGFTSHVPVHA; from the coding sequence ATGAGCGACGACACCCGGTTCCTCAGCGCCGCCTCCAAGCGGGCGCTGGCTTACACGCAGGGCCCCGAGTGGTACTGCGAGTTCAAGGAGCACGACCTCCAAGGCGACTTCGCCTACGAGGAAGGCGTCATCCGCCGCGACCCCAGCGCCCTGATCAAGGTCGATGGCGTCTTCCACTGCTGGTACACGCGGGGCGAGGGCGCCTCCGCGGGCTTCGGCACCGGGGACGAGAGCCTGAAGGTCTTCCCGTGGGACCAGTGCGAGGTCTGGCATGCGACCTCGCCCGACGGCGAGACGTGGAAGGAGGAAGGCCTCGCCGTCGGGCGTGGGCCCAAGGGCGCCTACGACGAGCGTTCGGTCTTCACGCCGGAGATCCTGGCCCACGGCGGCAAGTACTACCTCGTCTACCAGACGGTGGAGTCGCCCTACACCAACCGCGTGTGCGAGCACGTCTCGATGGCCGTCGCCGACTCGCCGTTCGGGCCGTGGGAGAAGGTCGACGGCCCCGTGCTCTCGCCGGCGCAGGATGGGCAGTGGCGTGGCGACGAAGACAACCGTTTCCACGTGCATTCCAAGGGCAGCTTCGACAGCCACAAGACGCACGACCCGTGCATCCTGCCCTTCCAGGGCAAGTTCTACCTCTACTACAAGGGCGAACGCATGGGCGAGGAGCTGACCTACGGCGGGCGGGAGATCGCCTGGGGCGTCGCCATCGCCGACCACCCCACCGGGCCCTACGAGAAGAGCCCCTACAACCCGGTGAGCAACAGCGGGCACGAGGTGTGCGTGTGGCCGTACCGCGGCGGCATCGCCGGCCTGCTCACCACCGACGGCGTGGAGCGGAACACGTTCCAGTACGCCGAGGACGGGATCAACTTCGAGATCAAGGCCCACATCAAGGGCGGGCCCGAGGCGATCGGCCTCTGGCGAGGCGACGACCCCGACGGCCACCCGCTCAACAGCGTCCGCTGGGGCTTGTGCCACAAGTACGGGCCCGACTGGAAATGGCAGTACATCCGCGGCTTCACCAGCCACGTGCCCGTTCACGCCTGA
- the pyk gene encoding pyruvate kinase yields the protein MSDLVLTKVLATLGPATADPTNVAKLIQEGVRVLRLNFSHGGFDEFARTLASAREGIAATKLPVGILGDLSGPKIRCRGVTGGSLELNPGDTVEFVAGDDDAVVVTPGRIRLGTTYDPIVTEVEPGHRVLINDGAIRMLATVRREASHPDGDGRPALLCRVTHGNLLSPSKGINLPDTEVSAPALTDWDRRCAAWAVENDLDFVALSFVRKAADVDELLDLLESLGRDNRTMNSRTRLPVIAKIEKPQAIEALDAILAASDGVMVARGDLGVEMDVAEVPVLQKQIVKHAHTMGRPVIVATQMLESMISAPTPTRAEVSDVANAILDGADATMLSGETAVGRFPVITVKTMARTARIAEGYLARSGLKPTQRPAPEGLRDHRAAAIARGVAAIVEELEPRYVVIWSETGGGARYLSHCRLRRPIIAFTSSPRAERQMTLLYGIHPVLVETPPGTESFIRTIDDTIVGRGWAEAGETVLVVKGEPIGTPGVTNKIRIHELRAPLA from the coding sequence ATGAGCGACCTCGTGCTGACGAAGGTGCTGGCCACGCTCGGGCCGGCCACCGCCGACCCGACCAACGTCGCCAAGCTGATCCAGGAGGGCGTCCGCGTGCTGCGGTTGAACTTCTCGCACGGCGGCTTCGACGAGTTCGCCCGCACGCTCGCCTCGGCGCGGGAGGGGATCGCCGCGACCAAGCTCCCCGTGGGCATCCTCGGCGACCTCTCGGGCCCGAAGATCCGCTGCCGCGGCGTGACCGGCGGCTCGCTGGAGCTCAACCCCGGCGACACCGTCGAGTTCGTCGCCGGCGACGACGACGCGGTGGTCGTCACCCCCGGGCGGATCCGGCTGGGCACGACCTACGACCCGATCGTCACCGAGGTCGAGCCCGGCCACCGCGTGCTCATCAACGACGGGGCGATCCGCATGCTCGCCACGGTGCGTCGCGAGGCGAGCCACCCCGACGGCGACGGCCGGCCGGCGCTCCTGTGCCGCGTCACCCACGGGAACCTGCTCTCGCCGAGCAAGGGCATCAACCTGCCCGACACCGAAGTCTCCGCCCCCGCGTTGACCGACTGGGACCGGCGGTGCGCGGCGTGGGCGGTCGAGAACGACCTCGACTTCGTGGCGCTCTCCTTCGTGCGGAAGGCCGCCGACGTGGACGAGCTGCTCGACCTGCTCGAGTCGCTCGGCCGCGACAACCGCACGATGAACAGCCGCACGCGGCTGCCGGTGATCGCGAAGATCGAGAAGCCGCAGGCGATCGAGGCGCTCGACGCGATCCTTGCCGCCAGCGACGGGGTGATGGTCGCCCGCGGCGACCTGGGTGTGGAGATGGACGTGGCCGAGGTGCCGGTGCTGCAGAAGCAGATCGTCAAGCACGCCCACACGATGGGCCGCCCGGTGATCGTCGCGACGCAGATGCTCGAGAGCATGATCTCGGCCCCGACCCCGACGCGGGCGGAGGTGAGCGACGTCGCAAACGCGATCCTCGACGGCGCCGACGCCACCATGCTCTCCGGCGAGACGGCGGTGGGGCGGTTCCCGGTCATCACCGTCAAGACGATGGCCCGCACCGCCCGGATCGCCGAGGGCTACCTGGCCCGGAGCGGCCTCAAGCCGACGCAGCGGCCCGCGCCGGAGGGCTTGCGCGACCACCGCGCCGCGGCCATCGCCCGCGGCGTCGCCGCCATCGTGGAGGAACTCGAGCCGCGCTACGTGGTGATCTGGAGCGAGACCGGCGGCGGCGCCCGCTACCTCTCGCACTGCCGCCTGCGTCGGCCGATCATCGCCTTCACCTCGAGCCCGCGGGCGGAGCGGCAGATGACGCTGCTCTACGGCATCCACCCGGTGCTGGTCGAGACGCCGCCGGGCACGGAGTCCTTCATCCGCACGATCGACGACACGATCGTCGGCCGCGGCTGGGCCGAGGCGGGCGAGACGGTGCTGGTGGTGAAGGGCGAGCCGATCGGCACCCCGGGGGTCACCAACAAGATCCGCATCCACGAGCTGCGGGCGCCGCTGGCCTAG
- a CDS encoding zinc-dependent alcohol dehydrogenase translates to MPAALLQADKSFQIQDTESIAPAEGQVRLEVAFCGVCGTDLHIFKGHMDRRVAFPEVIGHEASATVAEVGPGVTSVEPGDAVVVRPLDACGDCAACRKGFGHVCTNLNFIGIDSPGAFQGSWTVPAGLVHELPGGLDLKMAAFVEPLAVACHDVRMAGLRAGEAAVVLGGGPIGMLIAMVARATGAEVILSEVNPKRLELARTLGVAGVNPVSEDVPAFVKEHNGGELADVVFEVSGAAPAIAQMTHLACVRGRVVVVAIVPEPAKVDLFQVFWKELKIIGTRVYEPQDYDRAIAMLADGSIDPSPLVTGEYPLTRVDEAFDSLSNSPDHMKILIDCRG, encoded by the coding sequence ATGCCCGCCGCGCTCCTCCAAGCCGACAAGTCGTTTCAGATCCAGGACACCGAGTCGATTGCGCCGGCGGAGGGTCAGGTCCGCTTGGAGGTCGCCTTCTGCGGCGTGTGCGGCACCGACCTGCACATCTTCAAGGGGCACATGGACCGGCGCGTCGCCTTCCCCGAGGTGATCGGGCACGAGGCGAGCGCGACCGTGGCCGAGGTGGGGCCGGGCGTCACGAGCGTGGAGCCGGGCGACGCCGTGGTGGTCCGCCCGCTCGACGCCTGCGGCGACTGCGCCGCCTGCAGGAAGGGCTTCGGCCACGTGTGCACGAACCTGAACTTCATCGGCATCGACTCGCCGGGCGCCTTCCAGGGCAGCTGGACCGTGCCGGCGGGCCTCGTCCACGAGCTGCCCGGGGGGCTGGACCTGAAGATGGCGGCCTTCGTCGAGCCGCTGGCGGTGGCCTGCCACGACGTGCGGATGGCCGGGCTGCGAGCGGGCGAGGCGGCGGTGGTGCTCGGCGGCGGGCCGATCGGGATGCTGATCGCCATGGTCGCCCGGGCCACCGGCGCGGAGGTGATCCTCTCGGAGGTGAACCCCAAGCGGCTGGAGCTGGCGAGAACGCTGGGCGTCGCCGGCGTGAACCCCGTGAGCGAGGACGTGCCGGCCTTCGTGAAAGAGCACAACGGCGGCGAGCTGGCGGACGTGGTCTTCGAGGTTTCCGGTGCCGCGCCCGCCATCGCTCAGATGACGCACCTGGCCTGCGTCCGCGGCCGGGTGGTCGTCGTGGCGATCGTGCCCGAGCCGGCGAAGGTCGACCTGTTCCAGGTCTTCTGGAAGGAGCTGAAGATCATCGGCACCCGCGTCTACGAGCCCCAGGACTACGACCGGGCGATCGCGATGCTGGCCGACGGGTCCATCGACCCGAGCCCCCTGGTGACCGGGGAGTACCCGCTGACGCGGGTCGATGAAGCCTTTGATTCGCTGTCTAACAGCCCGGACCACATGAAGATCCTGATCGACTGCCGCGGCTGA
- a CDS encoding CRTAC1 family protein: MLHPVRRSPALLTLGSAFALAPLAAAELPSPLGAVHFFDVTASVGIVSPPDWKYGGPLVADFNGDGLYDLVLQNHDQTPLLLYFANGDGTYTQQKDPYHRADFHGLAAGDYDADGDPDFLISLGGGNATNPKPPRLLRNEGGGEFEDVTETSGFADIGGRGRSVALSDLDDDGDLDLLTINAKQAAGETGPRNFLAENLGDGTFEPRSSAGFDQTEAEKVFMTDFDGDGFPDAITFGPWNAVKFWKGDGSFGLTDVTEQWLPADLQNARSVEAVAEADFDNDGDPDYYLARGGMTNNNVVEVDPERSRLDIKTQGRVGDLALTFQTEPGSSGIDLTRFHRAEKPKPSEFPVFLGAEKEEIPAPHEMKWVGPPMAKGFPEELGDSGWYLGHLGDKQWKLVYHATEWTAWSASASFINVASYEADFKVGNPDLPDLLLRNDGSSLADVSDGLPELTGDTSRGVVAGDFNNDGGTDLFVYRHGDLTTRLPDLLLLNDGGADGGFAFTQHLDHNATDTSAAAHGDMGAAFDHDLDGKLDLFSGDADDGSWHLYENHTADADTGNFLLVRVGRSPGGVDPLGAIVRVDAGHGTPMLRVGAGASAFSQNLLDTLHFGLGDADAAASVTVTWRDGTEETLENIDANQRIEVGSF, translated from the coding sequence ATGCTCCATCCGGTCCGCCGCTCTCCCGCCCTGCTGACGCTCGGCTCCGCCTTTGCCCTCGCTCCTCTCGCGGCGGCGGAGCTCCCCTCGCCGCTGGGCGCGGTCCACTTCTTCGACGTCACCGCCTCGGTGGGCATCGTCTCGCCGCCGGATTGGAAGTACGGCGGCCCGCTGGTCGCCGACTTCAACGGCGACGGCCTCTACGACCTGGTGCTGCAGAACCACGACCAGACGCCGCTTCTGCTGTATTTCGCCAACGGCGACGGCACCTACACCCAGCAGAAGGACCCGTACCACCGGGCCGACTTCCACGGGCTCGCGGCGGGTGACTACGACGCCGACGGCGACCCGGACTTCCTGATCTCGCTCGGCGGCGGCAACGCGACCAACCCCAAGCCGCCCCGGCTGCTCCGCAACGAGGGCGGGGGTGAATTCGAAGACGTCACCGAGACCTCCGGCTTCGCCGACATCGGCGGCCGCGGCCGCTCCGTGGCGCTCAGCGACCTCGACGACGACGGCGACCTGGACCTGCTGACCATCAACGCCAAGCAGGCGGCGGGCGAGACCGGCCCGCGGAACTTCCTCGCGGAGAACCTCGGCGACGGCACATTCGAGCCGCGGAGCAGCGCCGGCTTCGATCAGACCGAGGCGGAGAAGGTCTTCATGACCGACTTCGACGGCGACGGGTTCCCCGACGCCATCACCTTCGGGCCGTGGAACGCCGTCAAGTTCTGGAAGGGCGACGGCAGCTTCGGCCTCACCGACGTCACCGAGCAGTGGCTGCCCGCCGACCTCCAGAACGCCCGCAGCGTGGAGGCCGTCGCCGAGGCGGACTTCGACAACGACGGCGACCCGGACTACTACCTCGCCCGCGGCGGCATGACCAACAACAACGTGGTGGAGGTCGACCCCGAACGCAGCCGCCTCGACATCAAGACCCAGGGCCGCGTGGGCGACCTGGCCCTCACCTTCCAGACCGAGCCGGGGTCCTCGGGCATCGACCTCACGCGTTTCCACCGGGCGGAGAAGCCCAAGCCCAGCGAGTTCCCCGTCTTCCTGGGGGCCGAGAAGGAGGAGATCCCGGCGCCGCACGAGATGAAGTGGGTCGGCCCGCCGATGGCCAAGGGCTTCCCCGAAGAGCTCGGCGACAGCGGCTGGTACCTGGGCCACCTCGGCGACAAGCAGTGGAAGCTCGTCTACCACGCGACCGAGTGGACGGCCTGGAGCGCGAGCGCGTCGTTCATCAACGTCGCCAGCTACGAGGCGGACTTCAAGGTCGGCAACCCCGACCTGCCCGACCTGTTGCTCCGCAACGACGGCTCCAGCCTCGCCGACGTGTCCGACGGGCTCCCGGAGCTGACCGGCGACACCAGCCGCGGCGTGGTCGCCGGCGACTTCAACAACGACGGCGGCACCGACTTGTTCGTCTACCGCCACGGCGACCTCACGACCCGGCTGCCCGACCTGCTGCTCCTCAACGACGGCGGCGCCGACGGCGGCTTCGCCTTCACGCAGCACCTCGACCACAACGCCACCGACACCAGCGCCGCAGCCCACGGCGACATGGGCGCCGCCTTCGACCACGACCTCGACGGGAAGCTCGACCTGTTCAGCGGGGACGCCGACGACGGCAGCTGGCACCTCTACGAGAACCACACCGCCGACGCCGACACCGGGAACTTCCTGCTCGTGCGCGTCGGTCGCTCCCCCGGCGGCGTGGACCCCCTCGGCGCGATCGTCCGCGTCGACGCCGGCCACGGCACGCCGATGCTCCGCGTCGGCGCCGGCGCCTCCGCCTTCTCGCAGAATCTGCTCGACACGCTGCACTTCGGCCTCGGCGACGCCGACGCCGCGGCGAGCGTGACCGTCACGTGGCGCGACGGGACCGAGGAGACGCTCGAGAACATCGACGCGAACCAGCGGATCGAGGTCGGCTCGTTCTGA
- a CDS encoding MFS transporter: protein MPDPADPPAPAAARVDPPVRPEDRVPLGQKCAYAMGVVSDHYAMFALGAFILPFFNVTLGLSATAVAGAMALARLWDAVNDPLVGSLSDNCRSRFGRRRPFLLAGAVCAGVVFPLIWLVPESWSDGWTFAWLCGILLVYYTAYSLLSVPYESLGMELTPDYQERTDIYAVRTYVQRAFDLGIPWILPLASLTVFGGLINGIRLVSVLVGLVIVFAGVVPAIFCVERYQEVGQAQEKENPLRGMKTLVRNGPFWIVMGSIALYLFGIMTNSVLGFYVHTYYVCGGDIQAGAILGGHHGTVGLVFGILGAILTQWLSRRVEKKKLLLACVAVLFVGTLSWWWTYLPGRPYLTLASRPFLAMAETGFWVLAISMRADIGDYDEWRFGRRREGLIAAAGNWLVKLSMTVSVLIGGLLLDYVIRYDATPEAVQTPHTMFMLKACYVAVQASFTALVFLLLWQYPLSKKRLLEIRTELEERRPAV, encoded by the coding sequence ATGCCCGATCCAGCCGATCCGCCCGCTCCGGCGGCCGCCCGCGTCGATCCGCCCGTGCGGCCCGAGGACCGCGTGCCGCTCGGCCAGAAGTGCGCGTACGCGATGGGCGTGGTCAGCGACCACTACGCGATGTTCGCGCTCGGGGCGTTCATCCTGCCGTTCTTCAACGTGACGCTGGGACTCAGCGCCACCGCCGTCGCCGGAGCGATGGCCCTCGCCCGCCTGTGGGACGCGGTGAACGACCCGCTGGTCGGCTCGCTCTCGGACAACTGCCGCAGCCGCTTCGGGCGTCGCCGGCCCTTCCTGCTCGCGGGCGCGGTGTGCGCCGGCGTCGTGTTCCCGTTGATCTGGCTGGTGCCGGAGAGCTGGTCCGACGGCTGGACCTTCGCCTGGCTGTGCGGCATCCTGCTCGTCTACTACACCGCTTACTCGCTGCTCTCGGTGCCGTACGAGTCGCTGGGCATGGAGCTCACGCCCGACTACCAGGAGCGGACGGACATCTACGCCGTCCGCACCTACGTGCAGCGGGCGTTCGACCTGGGCATCCCCTGGATCCTCCCGCTCGCCTCGCTCACCGTGTTCGGCGGGCTCATCAACGGCATCCGCCTGGTGAGCGTGCTGGTGGGCCTGGTGATCGTCTTCGCTGGCGTCGTCCCGGCGATCTTCTGCGTGGAGCGGTACCAGGAGGTCGGCCAGGCCCAGGAGAAGGAGAACCCGCTCAGGGGGATGAAGACGCTGGTCCGCAACGGGCCCTTCTGGATCGTGATGGGCTCGATCGCCCTGTACCTCTTCGGGATCATGACCAACAGCGTGCTGGGCTTCTACGTCCACACGTACTACGTCTGCGGCGGCGACATCCAGGCGGGCGCGATCCTCGGCGGCCACCACGGCACGGTGGGGCTGGTCTTCGGCATCCTCGGCGCCATCCTCACGCAGTGGCTCTCGCGGCGGGTCGAGAAGAAGAAGCTGCTGCTCGCCTGCGTCGCGGTGCTGTTCGTCGGCACGCTGAGCTGGTGGTGGACGTACCTGCCCGGCCGGCCGTACCTCACCCTCGCCTCGCGGCCCTTCCTGGCCATGGCCGAGACGGGCTTCTGGGTGCTGGCGATCTCGATGCGGGCGGACATCGGCGACTACGACGAGTGGAGGTTCGGCCGCCGCCGCGAGGGCCTCATCGCCGCCGCGGGCAACTGGCTCGTGAAGCTGTCGATGACGGTCTCGGTGCTCATCGGCGGGCTGCTGCTCGACTACGTCATCCGCTACGACGCCACGCCCGAGGCGGTGCAGACCCCCCACACGATGTTCATGCTCAAGGCGTGCTACGTGGCGGTGCAGGCCAGCTTCACGGCCCTGGTGTTCCTGCTGCTCTGGCAGTACCCGCTCTCGAAGAAGCGGCTGCTGGAGATCCGGACCGAACTCGAAGAGCGCCGCCCGGCGGTCTGA
- a CDS encoding mandelate racemase/muconate lactonizing enzyme family protein, whose translation MQPLQTPPMPARNGALPKRAAAAASPQSGGGAEKLAIRGVAIDLYAVPLARVLVDAKHGSHSHFELVTVTITLADGSTGTGYTYTGGKGGHAIAAVLEHDLAEALLGKNGLDVEGVSDFIEWHLHYVGRGGIAAFAASAVDIALWDLAARRAGLPLWELLGGERGDCRVYHGGIDLAFTRDELIGSVTGAVERGFEGVKIKVGLPDLATDADRVRAVRAAIGDDVTFMVDANYAMSVDRAIAAARAFAESGILWFEEPTLPDDYLGFARIADATGVPLAMGENLHTIHEFGYAFDQAKLSYIQPDASNCGGITGWLRVAALAERHGIPVCSHGMHELHVSLVASQRHGGWMEWHSFPIEAWILDPVTLVGGRAVAPTSPGTGVDFDRKRLAPHRIGGASVGTRGV comes from the coding sequence ATGCAACCCCTCCAAACGCCCCCGATGCCCGCCCGCAACGGCGCCCTCCCGAAGCGTGCCGCCGCCGCCGCATCGCCCCAGTCGGGCGGAGGGGCCGAGAAGCTCGCGATCCGGGGCGTGGCGATCGATCTGTACGCGGTGCCGCTGGCCCGCGTCCTCGTCGACGCCAAGCACGGCAGCCACTCCCACTTCGAGCTGGTGACGGTCACGATCACCCTCGCCGACGGCTCCACCGGCACCGGCTACACCTACACGGGCGGCAAGGGCGGGCACGCGATCGCGGCCGTGCTCGAGCACGACCTCGCCGAGGCTCTCCTCGGGAAGAACGGTCTCGACGTCGAAGGCGTCAGCGACTTCATCGAGTGGCACCTGCACTACGTGGGCCGCGGCGGCATCGCCGCCTTCGCCGCGTCCGCCGTGGACATCGCGCTGTGGGACCTCGCGGCACGCCGCGCGGGCCTGCCGCTTTGGGAGCTGCTCGGCGGCGAGCGGGGCGACTGCCGCGTCTATCACGGCGGCATCGACCTCGCCTTCACGCGGGACGAGCTCATCGGGAGCGTCACCGGGGCCGTCGAGCGTGGATTCGAGGGCGTCAAGATCAAGGTGGGCCTGCCCGACCTCGCCACCGACGCGGACCGGGTGCGGGCGGTCCGCGCCGCGATCGGCGACGACGTCACCTTCATGGTGGACGCGAACTACGCGATGAGCGTCGACCGCGCGATCGCCGCGGCCCGGGCGTTCGCCGAGTCGGGGATCCTCTGGTTCGAGGAGCCCACGCTGCCCGACGACTACCTCGGGTTCGCCCGGATCGCCGACGCCACCGGGGTTCCGCTGGCGATGGGAGAGAACCTCCACACGATCCATGAATTCGGCTACGCCTTCGATCAGGCAAAGCTCTCCTACATCCAGCCGGACGCCTCGAACTGCGGCGGCATCACCGGCTGGCTCCGCGTCGCCGCCCTCGCGGAGCGCCACGGCATCCCCGTCTGCTCGCACGGCATGCACGAGCTGCACGTCAGCCTCGTCGCGAGCCAGCGGCACGGCGGGTGGATGGAGTGGCACAGCTTCCCCATCGAGGCGTGGATCCTCGACCCCGTCACCCTCGTCGGGGGCCGGGCGGTGGCGCCGACCTCCCCCGGGACCGGCGTGGACTTCGACCGGAAGCGGCTCGCCCCGCACCGCATCGGCGGAGCGAGCGTCGGCACCCGCGGCGTGTGA
- a CDS encoding aldehyde dehydrogenase family protein has translation MPATAPDVTAYACFLDNGWVHADGGATTEVRNPATGAVYATVPACSKAQAESALESSERAQPGWAALPAQQRALYLHRIVDGLRAEREHFAGLLVQEQGKTLPEARGEVDDTMMYLTYAAEAARRLEGSIFPADHPDESLWITKVPFGVTVGLCAFNYPLALIGRKVGPALVTGNTMVLKPHEATPVTASEFCRVVEEAGLPAGVINMVTGGVSEVASTLVSSPRTRLVTVTGSIPAGRAIYAAGAQNITAMSLELGGKAPFIVLDDVDIDQVVEAAVVSRFANCGQVCICNEMVLVHERIADEFTEKFLARAGKLRVGDPMADGTDMGPYTTPQGVEKFEQVVAASVEQGAEVALGGRRAAVDGFEGGYWFEPTVLVNATRDTPAVEHEVFGPVLPIVKISGYEEAEAMVNGRDEGLSAYLWTQNHRTIMKATRDLEVGTVFVNKGICGSVQGFHTGHKWSGLGGEDGVHGIEGYLQKRTIYMNFA, from the coding sequence ATGCCCGCAACCGCCCCCGACGTCACCGCCTACGCCTGCTTCCTCGACAACGGCTGGGTCCACGCCGACGGCGGGGCGACCACCGAGGTCCGCAACCCGGCCACCGGAGCCGTCTACGCGACGGTGCCGGCCTGCTCCAAGGCGCAGGCCGAGTCGGCGCTGGAATCCTCGGAGCGGGCCCAGCCGGGCTGGGCGGCGCTGCCCGCTCAGCAGCGGGCGTTGTACCTGCACAGGATCGTCGACGGCCTCCGGGCCGAGCGCGAGCACTTCGCGGGGTTGCTCGTGCAGGAGCAGGGCAAAACGCTGCCCGAGGCACGCGGAGAGGTCGACGACACGATGATGTACCTCACCTACGCCGCCGAGGCGGCGCGGCGGCTGGAGGGCAGCATCTTCCCGGCGGATCACCCGGACGAGTCGCTCTGGATCACCAAGGTTCCCTTCGGCGTCACCGTCGGCCTGTGCGCCTTCAACTACCCGCTGGCGCTGATCGGCCGGAAGGTCGGTCCGGCGCTGGTCACCGGCAACACGATGGTGCTCAAGCCGCACGAGGCGACGCCGGTGACGGCTTCGGAGTTCTGCCGCGTCGTCGAGGAGGCCGGCCTGCCCGCGGGCGTCATCAACATGGTCACCGGCGGCGTCTCGGAGGTCGCCTCGACGCTGGTCTCCAGCCCCCGCACCCGCCTGGTCACCGTCACCGGCAGCATCCCCGCCGGGCGGGCGATCTACGCCGCGGGGGCCCAGAACATCACCGCGATGTCGCTGGAACTCGGCGGCAAGGCGCCCTTCATCGTGCTCGACGACGTGGACATCGACCAAGTGGTCGAGGCCGCGGTCGTCTCGCGCTTCGCCAACTGCGGGCAGGTGTGCATCTGCAACGAGATGGTCCTCGTCCACGAGAGGATCGCGGACGAGTTCACCGAGAAGTTCCTCGCGCGGGCCGGCAAGCTGCGGGTGGGCGACCCCATGGCCGACGGCACCGACATGGGCCCCTACACGACGCCGCAGGGCGTCGAGAAGTTCGAGCAGGTCGTCGCCGCCAGCGTCGAGCAGGGCGCAGAGGTCGCGCTCGGCGGCAGGCGGGCGGCGGTCGACGGCTTCGAGGGCGGCTACTGGTTCGAGCCGACGGTGCTCGTGAACGCGACCCGCGACACACCGGCGGTGGAGCACGAGGTCTTCGGCCCGGTGCTGCCGATCGTCAAGATCTCCGGCTACGAAGAGGCCGAGGCGATGGTCAACGGCCGCGACGAGGGGCTCTCCGCTTACCTCTGGACGCAGAACCACCGCACGATCATGAAAGCGACCCGTGACCTCGAGGTCGGGACGGTCTTCGTCAACAAGGGCATCTGCGGATCGGTGCAGGGCTTCCACACCGGCCACAAGTGGAGCGGCCTCGGCGGCGAGGACGGCGTGCACGGCATCGAGGGCTACCTGCAGAAGCGCACGATCTACATGAACTTCGCGTGA